Within the Gadus chalcogrammus isolate NIFS_2021 chromosome 15, NIFS_Gcha_1.0, whole genome shotgun sequence genome, the region gcGCACATACATAccagtggtgcgcgggtacacttATAAACGACCTGCGATTGCCGGACGTTTTCAACCAACCCAACCAAAACTCGGACCGCAAgtattaattatttaaataatgtacCCAACTTGCTTCCCGACCCACATCCCTGAGTCATATGCTTTTAAAACAAAGTATTACAATGTTAATGCATAGTAAGGCTGGGGGTAaacgattatttattaaacgattaatcgggcgattattttatcgattagtcgactaatctaatgactaattggacgattatctatttttctgttgctcgattaataaaaaccataatgtatctcaaataaataccaaaaaattcttaataatatactttatttaataCGGAACCCGTAAAGGGACATGAAAGAAATGTGTGCGTATACTCTCTTGCGCTCCGCCTCCaactacgagatggttagttacatctttcctgctgtcggctcccagaccgaggagcacaggtgatacgttccctccagggccgatgctctctcgggggcatgacccttcactttgaccgacagtgagtctgcttataggtcggaatatgatggaatgaagcggccatcgattcttgacaggctgggtactttattcttgcacacaaccggactcgttcattacttcactaGACTGACACGCACGctatcgctcgctctcctcgctcgtccacctaCTCGCTGacgacacgcacacgcacacactgccagTGATATGCACACGATATTTCCCCGTGCTcatgagatactttctcgtgcgcacgagatactttctcgtgcgcacgagatactttctcgtgcgcacgagatactttctcgtgcgcacgagatactttctcgtttGAGATGCTCCAACATTGCTGTCGTGCTCTTGTGATATGCCAACTCCATTTGGCAAAGAGTGCAAATCACAACACCTTTCCGTTTAGGACTTAACTTGAAGTATTTCCATACCTTTGATGATTTTGTGCACGGACATTTTCCTTTATTGTGACTTTCGTCCATTTCTCAGAAATTTGACGTCGACGAATTTTTGACGTCAACGTCATTGACGCGTCGCTACAGCTCTAATGCATAGCAGTTTAACTTAAGGAACCTGCATTATTGCATAAATCTAGTTAATCCGGCTTCAGCATTCTTGCAAAAGTTAATAATATTAGCTTAATTTCACAATAAATAAGGATTTCAAGCTAGCCTACATAAAATGTTGTTTGAGCAGTTACACACAGGGATTGATGCTATCTCCCAAGTATATAAAATCTCAATATTTTAAGAAAGGGCTTTTACTAGCGGACACTCTTAACATTCTGCTTATTTAAACCTTTGTTCATCAGGTCAACAAATAGCCTAGGCTTAACATAGGCTacatatttgaaatgcaacggtGACCTAAATCAGAGAGACTGTTACCTGgtctataaatataaaaaaacatttttttacaaaagtgTATTCGCCATACAATCGATCCAAGCCGAATATCattaatatatttttctttggGTGAATCGCAACCGCTCAATTTGGATCAACCGGTCTATCACTGATACGTTTACACGCACTGACAGCTGATtcacccgctcctcctctccacacGCAATGTTTGAGGCCTGGCCTATCAAAGAAATACCCGAAGCAGCGGGTTTTccttattataatatttttattgttgcattcAGGGTTCTAAATGAACTTTTTTGATTACCAGCCAGTCATTTTCGTGATCATTTCCGCTAGCCAATTTTTTTTCCAGTGAAGATAAGAGAACTTCTCCAGCTCCGACGTTTTTAATAAAGAAAGGCTTCTCCCAGCAAGGCTCTCTTCAATACGACCTGTTTTGGCGGATTTAATCCTGAAGCTCTCCTGATGACTCTGGGCACTCTCATGGTCCTTTACAGCCTCGACTTTAAAATTATTTGTTCCCACCAcgaaattgttttgtttttttcttttgcgtAAAATGCGGCAGTCCTTACAAAACATGACGTAATTTTCGTGATCAAACACAAGCCATTCACGACACGTCAGCCATTTGGTATTGACTTTCTTTTTTTCGTTTCGCACGCATTGTTTATATTCTCAATCTCATCTCCTGCCTCTTCTCGCCCCCAGACGTCTGTCCAACCAACCACCGCCGCATTTAGTTTAAATTTAGGCTACTTTTTAATTTACTTTAGCTAGCTCCCTCCCTTCTTTGGATAGTTTCTGCTCCGTTCATTAATtctttgtcttcttcttcttcttctttgtgttttctgtttccaTGGTTTCTCGAGCTGGTTGGTTGCACTCCCTGCGCGCAGCCAATGGGCGTCTTATGCGTCATCACGTAGCATCACGACACTGTTCATGGGAAATGAAGTCAGTACTGCTAGGGAGCGAGGACAGTAGAGCGGCTCTGACTGACTTGATTGCCTCATGCATCACCGGCCAAATTGGCTAGTACGTTTTATTAATGCCAGCCGTGTTAATTTAGAGCCCTGGTTACATTATACTATTTCGTTTTACCAAAAAAGTTAAATATAACGGGTTTATATTGGTTGAGGTAGGTCTTGAGTTCAGTATTTGAAATAAATACCTCCCAGCTTTAGTAAAATTCAGGGTCTTCCGCCAACATGAAGTCCAGGTATGTGTATGAGCAAACTAATTATACTGGCCTGCCTATAATGTATGGAGTTGGGGCAGGGAATGAAACCAGTCAGGGTTCTGGTAAAAATGTTTTTAGTTGTTATCTGTTAAAGCCAACTAAAaacttactttacttttcttactttaattaattaagattGAGCTGAATGATTTCAAATGCTTCTTGTAGCTTTAAAATTGTCTCAGCAGGTGACAATAGATTAGCATACAGGTGTTTATTTAACATGGCAGCTTCAGATAGTGTGTGTTTTGAACGCCGCCCGCTGGTCACACTCATACATCGGCATACACCCCGATGACCGACTCGGCACCGGGACACTCCATTCCCCCACCGGCGCCACACATTGCTACctggtctgtgggaaacactgaagaGTCCCTTCCTAAGCGATGGCTCATTGGGACCCGATAGATCTCCATTAGACGGGTTGACCTCCATGTATAATCCTCAGTGCCCCACGATGTCATAATACCTGGAATACATCTTGTGACTTGTTGAATATGTATCTCATGGTGTGAAATATCTTCCACCGTCCAGTCTTTACAGACTTGTATGAAGGAAATCTGTCCGTTAAACCCGTCACAATGCGCTTctattaaagatcccatgacatgccaccaggtgtgggttgaTTACTTAGATTAAACTACTAATAAGAATCAAGCTGTTGACCTCTTCAATTAACCCTTCATCACCCTTTATAATCATGCTCATGTTGACCACACTGATCATTGTATTGCTGCAGGTCTACGATGGGGGTCTGTTCTACAATGTGAGATTCACCTTCTTTGTGTGAACACCAGCACACCTGGATGATGGGCCCTGAGGGCCGCAGAAGGAGGGCCCCGGGAGTAGGGCTCCAGGAGGACGGCCCCTGACCCTATGGTCGCTGGAGTGTGACCCCAGGAGGAAGACCCCTGTAGTTAGGGCCCCAGGACAACCCACATGTTTGTATTGAGGTTCCAAATGGTTGATTTCCAAAGAGTGTACTCGAGGTTTTTTGCTCGAGGTGCTGTTGTTCAGACGACTGTTGTGTGcattttgattaaattgtttaaAACATGTAAAACGACTCCCACTCTTTGTTCGCTCAGGTCTCAGAGGCTCATTTGCAGCGTCTGGATCACCTCAGTGGTATCTTCAGTTTGACTGAGTATCTAGTAGAGTAACCCAAGGCAGTTGGGACACCAGTCCATTGATCATGTCCACCAGCCTGTAACATGAGGGAGGCTCATTGATTGAGAGGAGGTTGGGGTTAGTGTGTGAAGAGGGTCGTTTGAGTGAGTTTCAATCTGCTCCACCTTACAGACTATGTCCTGTCGGGTCAAAGTAAGAGGCACAGGATTGGTTGTAACATCTTTATTTGCCCAGTGGCTTGTGCTGTCTAGATAAGGTGCGTTAGCTTATGCTAATTAACTTTCAGTACATCAAGCTTACAATTGATTGACCTTAGTGAACCAACCATTTATTAGGACTCCTTCAggaccttattttttttttaatcattaacACGCAAGATTTAAAGCTTGAAGTTCTGATAGGTATCTACATACCAGGAATTCCCGGCAAATTCAAACAAACTACACTAATACATAACAACATAAAAATAACTTAGACGGCATGAGGCGCTACAGCGAGAGCTAGCACCGTTAGCAACATCTTGCCAACGGAGTTAGTAGCATCTTGCTAACATTAGAGTGGCGATGCGACGCGGAAGTCTACAGATTGTCAACCGTCAAGGAGCTAAAACACAAGGTCGTATAATGTCCATCAAGGAGCTAGAACAAGGGAGGCTACGATGGTCTAACCACACACCGACTGGGGGTTGGAGGGTCCTGGGGGatgtttggggaggggggggtcctttGGGGTTGGAGGGTCCTGGGGTGGTGTTGGAGAGTCCTGGGGGGGGTCCTTGGGGGGTTGGAGGGCTTTAAGGGGGGAGGATTGAGTTCTTTGCTCCTGGTGCTTTTGAGCTGCATCATTAAGCAGTCTCTGAGGGTGGAGTTGAAGCAGCCCATGGTGGGGAGGggatgggtggaggagtggTTGGGTGGGGGAAGCGGGAGGTTGACTTGTTGGTTGGGGTCGGGTTGTGAAGGTTAGGGAAGAGGAGGCGGGAGTTGAGGTGACGGAGGATGGGGTGGAGGTCAGGAGGGTTGAGataagggtggtgtagggtggaggaTGGGTTGGTGTAGGGGTGTGTAGGATAGGATGGGGGTGGCGGAGGCAGAGGTCGTGCCCCAGTGGACCCGGGCACGGGGGTCACTTGTTCTTCTGGGCCTTCTGGGCCGACTTGGTGACCTTCCCAGTGCTGCTGCTCTTCTTCTCCACCGCCTTGATCACGCCCACCGCCACCGTCTGCCGCATGTCGCGCACTGCGAAGCGCCCTGCAACACAACAGCCGTCAGGAACCAAACACCACCGTCACAGAAGAACCGCTCCCCCAGCGGGGGGTACTGGGAGAGGCCACTCAACCAGCCGGGGGTATTGGGAGAGGCCACTCACCCAGCGGGGGGTACTGGGAGAAGCTCTCCACACACATGGGCTTCCCGGGGATCATGTCTACGATGGCGGCGTCCCCGGACTTCAGGGCCTTGGGGTTGTCCTCCAGCTTCTTCCCCGAGCGGCGGTCGATCTTCTCCTTGAGCTCGCTGAACTTGCAGGCGATGTGCGCGGTGTGGCAGTCCAGCACCGGGGCGTAGCCCGCGCTGATCTGCCCCGGGTGGTTCAGGATGATCACCTGGAGACACGGAGCAGAAACCACTGAACCAGTGGAGCAGGAACCACTGGCTCAGACCCCCCTGGACCACTGGAGCAGGAACCAGTGATAGCTAACGTAACCTGCATTTGAACCATTACcctataatatattattatatatactatatatatgttCTAAACAAGCCATGCTCTGATATTTACCCGGAGAAACAGCTATTGTAACATCTACCTGGTACCTTACGCTTAACTGAGGAACAGCTTGTAGCTAGTTGCTAGCAGGTACCTGAGGAACAGCTTGTAGATGGACTAGCTGTTAAGCACCTATCTGGGGAACAGCTGTTATTTAGGCTAGCTGTTAGCAGATACCTGAGGAACAGCTGGCGGCTAGGCTAGCTGTAAACACCTACCTGAGGAACAGATTGTAGATAGATTGCTGTTAGCATGTACCTGAGAAACAGCTTGTAGCTATGCGAGCTGTTACGCGGtacctgaggaacaggtggcGGCTAAGCTAGCTGTTAGCAAGTACCTGAGGAACAGCTGgttgctaggctaggctagcaCATACCTGAGGAACAGCTGGTAGCTAGGCTAGCTGTTAGCAGGTACCTGAGGAACAGCTGGTGGCTAGGCTAGCTGGTAGCTAGGCTAACCTGCGCGGTGAAGAGGGCGGCCTCCTGCGGCGGGTCGTTCTTGCTGTCCCCCGCCACGTTCCCGCGGCGGATGTCCTTGACGGAGACGTTCTTGATGTTGAAGCCCACGTTGTCCCCGGGCAGCGCCTCGGCCAGGGCCTCGTGGTGCATCTCCACGCTCTTCACCTCCGTGGTCACGTTGACCGGGGCGAAGGTCACCACCATGCCCGGCTTCAGCACGCCCGTCTCCACCCGGCCCACCGGCACCGTGCCGATCCCTGCGAGACAAGGAAGTGAAGTCTCTAAAAGACATAGGCGACGGAGCCCCTGAGCAACACACGGTACAGCGCGCCGGTTTGAATCCCCCTGGGGTCCTCACCTCCGATCTTGTAGACGTCCTGCAGCGGCAGCCGAAGGGCCTTGTCGGTGGGCCGGCTGGGGCTCTGGATGGAGTCCAGCGCCTCCAGCAGGGTGGTCCCTGAGGCGGAGCCCTCCTTACGGACAATCTTCCAGCCCTTGAACCACGTCATCTGCAGGGACGCCGCAAGAATCACCTGCTGCTCCAACTACACCTGCTGCCCCACTACAGCCCCACCTTCTGCCCCACTACAGCCCCACCTTCTGCCTCACCTTCTGCCCCACTACAGCTCCACCTTCTGCCCCACTACAGCTCCACCTTCTGCCCCACTACAGCCCCACCTTCTGCCCCACTACAGCCCCACCACAGCTGCTGCCCACTCCAGTCCCTCAGTGTTCCCTCCCAGCCAACGTGTCTGAGCGGGTTAAAGACTCACTTGGCTCaggagttcacctggactctgcaccccccccccccccaccaactcccatccccccctaaccctttattagagaaaaagcttttgtcacaaatatgacttattatgaacaatgcaataatcaatgcagcttgcattataacgCAATATTGAAGTATATAAaagagaactttttttttttttaatattgtcattaaagaaaaagctgctcttagTCAATTAGAAGGAGTTTGCGTGTCTAGCTGTGAATTTGCGTGAATGCTATATGCCTAGGCTGAATTGCAATcatgtcaagacaaatcagattagCCAATACACAATAAAGATAaatgaaataattaaaaaattactccctctctggcgaacactATGTTGCAGAAGGCAAATTCAGATTATCAATTTATCTGCTTCGAGATGGAATCCTTCTAGaaagaatcgcgatgcatcgaagaaacgattatttttcccacccctagtgtgcGATTGGTCGGTACTGAGCGTGAAGGCGTGTGATTGGTCAGTGAAGGCGCATGGTTGGTGTGTACTGTGCGTGAAGGCGTGTGATTGGCCATAACTGAGCGTGAAGGTGTGTGATTGGTCGGTACCGAGCGTGAAAGCGTGTGATTGGCCGGTACTGAGTGTGAAGGCGTGTGATTGGCTCACGTTGGGGCTGGCCTCCAGCATGTTGTCCCCGTTCCAGCCGGAGATCGGGACGAAGGGCACGGCGTCGGGGTTGTAGCCGATCTTCTTGATGTAGGTGCTCACCTCCTTGACGATCTCCTCATACCTCCTCTGGCTGTAGGGCGGCTCCGTGGAGTCCATCTTGTTGACGCCCACGATGAGCTGCTTGACCCCCAGGGTGTAGGCCAGCAGCGCGTGCTCCCGGGTCTGCCCGTTCTTTGAGATCCCCGCCTCGAACTCCCCGACCCCGGCCGCCACGATCAGCACGGCGCAGTCCGCCTAGCCACACGGAGCATTAGCGCTGTAGCTCCCCATGCTAGCTCTCAGAACGGCGCAGTCCGCCTAGCCACACAGAGCATTAGCCTCTGTAGCTCCCTATGCTAGCTCTCAGCACTGCGCAGTCCACCTAGCCACCCAGAGCATTAGCCTCTGTAGCTCCCCATGCTAGCTCTCAGCACTGTGCAGTCCGCCTAGCCACATGGAGCATTAGCCTCTGTAGCTCCCTATGCTAGCTCTCAGCACTGCGCAGTCCGCCTAGCCACACGGAGCATTAGCCTCTGTAGCTCCCCATGCTAGCTAACAGCACTGCGCAGTACGCCTAGCGACACAGAGTGTTAGCGGCTGTAGCTCCCCATGCTAGATCTCAGCACTGTGCAGTCCGCCTAGCGACACAGAATGTTAGCGGCTGTAGCTCACCATGCTAGCTCTCACCCCTTCGCAGTCCGCCTAGCGACACATAACATTAGCCGCTGTAGCTCCCCATACTAACTCTCAGCATGGCGCAGTCCGCCTAGCCACAAGGAATGTTAGTGGCTGTAGCTCCCCATGCTAGCTCATACTAGCTCATGCTAGCTTTAGCTCTGGCATTAGCGTGTGGTGGAAAGTAGATTGgattttataaatgtattatgtCTCTTGTATTGTATGGGAAGTAAAACTTaaggctttatttattttaaggcTGAGATGTATTCTTCAAAAGTGATCCATTTAGTATTCAAAACATAGCGAGCATAAACCAACCAACCTCACGATGGGGTTGATGTTTGCTGTGGGCCATGAGGTCTTAACGGCAAATATTCATGAATACCGTAATAACTTCCAAGTCTATAAATAATCAGTTGACTTAGTGGCGTGGTGGTGTAAAGATGGGGTGTTGGCGGTGTGGAGGTGATGTAGAGGTGGTGTAGAGAGGGTGTGTTGGTGGTATAGAGGTGGTGTGTTAGTAGAGGTGGGGTCACCTGGGAGGTGCCGGTGATCATGTTCTTGATGAAGTCGCGGTGTCCGGGGGCGTCGATGATGGTGACGTAGTAGCGCCCCGTCTCAAACTTCCACAGGGAGATGTCGATGGTGATCCCGCGCTCCCGCTCCGCCTTCAGCTTGTCCAGCACCCAGGCGTACTTAAAGGAGCCCTTCCCCATCTGGAGGTCAGAGGGCACGGTCGACCAATCACACACCTCCACCAGGGTCACCTTTACATCATGAGTTCACTAACGGTTAACTAAAATAAATAGTCATCTTCAACAGTAGAAGCAGACACAGAGCTttaggaggagacggggggggcTAAGGGGTGTCCACGGTCTCCATGGCGACTGACCTCGGCAGCCTCCTTCTCAAACTTCTCGATGGTCCTC harbors:
- the LOC130404674 gene encoding elongation factor 1-alpha, somatic form, whose amino-acid sequence is MGKEKQHINIVVIGHVDSGKSTTTGHLIYKCGGIDKRTIEKFEKEAAEMGKGSFKYAWVLDKLKAERERGITIDISLWKFETGRYYVTIIDAPGHRDFIKNMITGTSQADCAVLIVAAGVGEFEAGISKNGQTREHALLAYTLGVKQLIVGVNKMDSTEPPYSQRRYEEIVKEVSTYIKKIGYNPDAVPFVPISGWNGDNMLEASPNMTWFKGWKIVRKEGSASGTTLLEALDSIQSPSRPTDKALRLPLQDVYKIGGIGTVPVGRVETGVLKPGMVVTFAPVNVTTEVKSVEMHHEALAEALPGDNVGFNIKNVSVKDIRRGNVAGDSKNDPPQEAALFTAQVIILNHPGQISAGYAPVLDCHTAHIACKFSELKEKIDRRSGKKLEDNPKALKSGDAAIVDMIPGKPMCVESFSQYPPLGRFAVRDMRQTVAVGVIKAVEKKSSSTGKVTKSAQKAQKNK